The Topomyia yanbarensis strain Yona2022 chromosome 3, ASM3024719v1, whole genome shotgun sequence nucleotide sequence TTTCGTTGAATGAGATGTAAATTATAGGTAAGTGATATTTTTCATAACATTTTATTTCatcgaaaaaattaatttttccaaatatttaatataattatttatttttcatcgtTACACTATTGATCACGCAAAATATTTATCTAATTGAATTTTATAGTGAATACGCGTATTTCATTTCTTCTTCAATTAGGTTGATATGTAAGTAATGCTGAACTTTCCGGTTGGCTCTCGTTCTCCGTGCATTGCGGCTTCAATAGAACGAATACTCGAGAAAAGCACTACTACCACGATAATTTGACTCCGATCTCAATCTCACATTTGGACTTTCACGGACGGACCATAAAACTAGTTATTCAATTCCGATGATGCAATCCTCGGTGACTCTTCCCTAAACCTGATGAtcagaataaaaaacaaaatcgttcatatttcaaaaaaaattacaaacaagCTAAAACCCATCACCTACCGAGAATGGTTAACTTCGCCGCAGCCCGGATCGGGCGGTTGTGCTTCGCCGGTCCAACCTGGCACTGGTAGCTGGCAGTGTCGTCCAGTGAGGTGTTGGTAATTCTGAGATTATAAACTCCCGCGCTGTGGTTTTGATTTAGTGAAAACCGCGGGTAGCCGACGATGTCATTGGCGAATCCTAGCGCAAATCCGTCCTTAGTCCACTGGACCCGTCCGGCCAGGTGTTCCACCTCGCACCGGAGCACCACTTCCTCGCCGGTGCGGGCTTCCACATCGTTCGGAGTGATGCGGAATGCTTGCTGTTGGATTTCCGCTGAAACCACACCGCTCAGGATGGTCCAGCAGGAACATGCTGAAAAGGGGGAGGGGGAAATAAATTTAGATTCAATAAACCGGAATTCGAATGAATTCGCATCATGGGGCTTTGACGATTATTGGTCATAATTAAAGAAATAGGGTAAAACAGATATGTAATCTATAAGGTTTAATCAAATGGAGATGaaacttgaaatttcaagtgttttttttgcgaatttttatgtattaaagatggaataatcataaaattacatatgtattaaagatggaataatcataaaattacATATAGTTGGTGTCCAATCACACCTAAGTggtattttattgatttcgagtAAAACTAGTTTACAGTGTGAATCGCTGTATTTTTATGTAAACAGACTTCTAGAAAAGTCTgattactttaaaaaaaatacagcaattcaaatttttctcgaaatttaaaaacttgatGTATAACCACAAATAGTATGATTctaatgaatatgaatatgaatgaaactCGGTATTGCATTTTTTGCATTAGGAAAATGTTTTGGATGTACTAAACTCTCCCTCTCTCAACACTTGGTTACTCTTCAACGATGTCAAGTAAAATTGTAATtactacacccaaaactcggccgtaatacctttacggtaataagaaaaaattgctctaatagcaagacgtttcatgctaaaacggtcacaacaaaaaaatactcaaacggcaataccaacacattcaaatcttttctgcgtcgcactcatgtttcatcaattcttattcaataaatattatcgcgtcggattgtctggaagtgtgtagcacttcgcttgtcattgtattgcgcatcaagtGAAGTGAACACTATGAGGACAAAGACGAGgttcgattttctctacacaacacattccgtatttgaagatcggctcacatacggctagcttcaaagcagacagaaaaaaacgactcggaatagtggtggggtatttcggctggtgttaaattgaaatttcttttctatcacggacgttaacagcaaggtagcgactgcacaaaacatgaacagtccttcccgACATGTTCGGGAAGCAAGACCTgtggtttggatccacgtatccgaaccgagggtccggatccagacacttgtctggatctaagcaccaggtctgggtctggttcaggtccggacttggcaaggggaaaaggggatgggctagatccgggTATTGGTCCGGATTcgggtactggtccggatccgggaacTGGTTCGGATCTGGGCACTAGTCTGGATGCGGGAGGTTCGGATCTGGCAGctaggccggatccggaaaccgcctaaactttttattccactatccaacctacccagtaaaaaatccaTAATTCTGGTTgatttctgccaatattggggcagattccagcttgaatttggtcagagatccgccaggattccggttggtttgactcggtactaatactatcatagaaatcgaccgaattaacctacatccgaacagagccgaggttgacacatactgaaaaagtgtttgattgtgtgatgcgcatacatgaacagcaactgaaattcgtcattccaccgtttactacctttacgggaatatgagtttaataccgcaatgcgcaattgcgtggtctgttaccgaaaagacaatagaatcttacccgaaaataataaaaacatacccgtcggattttgggtgtataaACCAACGCTTTGAAGTAAAAAGGGAGACTAGTTATATTTATTTGGTTCAAGATGGATGTTCAAAGATGTTCCAGAGACAATAACTgactaatttataattataataattttattcgcaattaTTGATTAATTTATAATTGGAATATGTCCGTTATACTCTGTGTAGTAAAATTggatttagttacaaaatacCGTCCAACAATTTCAAACGCTAGTACTGTTTGCATTGGTTTACAATAGTTTAATAGTACCACAGATATCAAACGTTTTTAGCTAGCATTTGAAATGTGTGTAAAAGTCTGCAACTGCAATTTCGAATTAAGTGTGCATCAGAAACAAATTTAGCAAGcgtagaactacaaatccaaacAATCACACAAGTTGCATGAACACCTAAAGCAACTGGTTGATTCCAGGTTATGTATCGTTATAAGTTAAAAGATATCGCATAGATAAGAAGATTTACCAACGTGAAAAAACAGTCTACATCCATGATCCTTCCATACTTACCTACAACTGCAGATTGCCAGTACATCAGTAAGAAGTGATCCCTAAAATTTTAGGATAAGAATATTAGTTTTCATTCCTGGAAGCactgtaaaatatttatgcaatcctgcaaaaaatacaacaaatttgaaatgattcatCGAACCACTTATATTATGAAAACGTATCGTATCGTGATCGTTGGATTGATTTTGTAAATCGAATAGATGAATGAAtgctaaaactatttttcattaatAAATATACCCTAACATGCACCTTACCATTACGATTTGACTAAATTTGACCTATGGTTCTATTTTGATTAATGTAAAATACGTATCTCCTTCAAACGAAGCATGAGTAATGTTGTTTACTTTGCtcaattggtctgctcaataatatttttttggcTTAACAGTATTCTTCTCTTTCCCTATACTCTCTGTGAAAGGCTGGCGTCTAAAAGGTAGTaactaaagagactagaataacaaagagacgccatgttCCGTTTAGAATCCCAATTttactgtcaatgtcattccaaacgaacaagagagttgtcaatcgtaaatgtttagcattatgtggcattgtttttaaggaagtattgttatgcaattcattaaaattactaaagattttaaagataaaaattatatcctcaaaccaaatttgttacAATACCATCGTGTTTAGAAACGCTAAAGATAAAAGGGCTTGGTTTTATGAGAGCACGAAATTCAGCATGAGGGTAACGAATACCAAATGatgcaaataataaattttggCCTAATATGGTTTTGCTGCTGCAAAATACGATTCCTGCGGATATAACTATGTTTTAGCTGGTCGAGGAACTCAGCAGACCAGCAGTCGCATCGGATTTTTATATTGGTTAGAAGAAACAAACGGAATAACAACAAACAAGTTTGGTGAGGCTTgcacatttgcagtgttgccTGTGACCTGTAGCCTGGTTGCTAGTTAAATTGTTTTCACTGAATTAGGATGGCGTcactttgttattctagtctctttagtaGTAACCTACTTTTTCCgaaacttttttgcatttttcaactATTCTTAGAAATCCATGTGTGCtgcatttgagaaatttgaaagggatttttatttttttttgcaattagcCATCGAAGTTGATTATGGGGATAACCCCAGTACTCGCTGGCGTCGAAAAAGTTCGATTttcgttttaaaaaaaaaaacgtaatCTATCAAATCGCCAACTAGAAATGTTAGATTGCGGCTAATATATCGGTAAAACCGATTTTAGTTGGGCATTGCACGTTGACGTTTCGGTCCGAACAGCCATTCCTGAAAGTGAGTGCCGCTCAAAAACTTGCTATCCCAAGAACCAATGAGCATTATAGTGCAGCCCAATATCTGCTTTAGACCTGCAGTCTTACAAAGCTGTTAAGCCCTATATTTTGATATcatgctgatattatgccaaAACAGGCGAAATAgggtgctattactgtgcagagattgacagctatGCATTACTAATATTATACAGCGCCAATGAATAAGTATAACATTTGAATGCCTGATATTGGTACTACTTATGCTATTAGAAAATCGTCATTTTCCACAATATTTTTCCAGCACTCTTATGTTTTTCTTTCAGTttgacaaacaaaaataaaaatattaaaaatactgtTTAGAACTATAATTTACTACCTCAAATGAttgaattgaattaaataacaCTAATGGAATTTCGTTCTTACACGatatgaataatgttttatgaaaatatcctTTAGGAAGTCTCGAACAGAGGTTCCTTGGCTCGTTCTTCATGGCAAGTATACTGCTTTTGCTATCTAGGCTATGTTACATATGTTCGAATCCAATGAAATATGCCGATTACAATTTTCAAGAAAAGTTGCGTaacgaataaacccacagcaattaaatagcattatatcggctttataTTCGCTATATAATACCACTAGATCCATATGTGAAACATACATGCTAAATTTCGGCTGCACATGTTTGCATTTATGATGCTAATTGAGAGGTTGgttgcaacattagtgcaaatgtattgCCAATATTGTGCAATGGCTAAGGCTTATTGTTATTTGGATAGTTCCTTTTTAATCATTAAAAATTGCAACTCTTTGCTACTGTAACATCCGGTTACGATAGTTGTTTATTGACTTTGCCAAACTGATAAGTGCCGCTAGACTTTCTTATTCCCGCTCCTAATGCCTAACTCCTACTCTGTGTACAACATCAAAATGTGTGCGTGGTGGCCTTCCAACTCCAGGTTGTCATCTGAGACAGGTGTCTCATCACAACGGTGTGAGCATAACGTCGCCCAACATACCATCCATCGCTGTCGCAGCCATTGGAAGGGCTGCTAAGGTTTTGACAATTTAAATGTCAGTTCCGATGATATCGCAAAAATTGAGGTTTTTGGTAACATCCGAGTTGTGTTAAGCTCAGCGACCGTCCTTTCGGTTCTCGATTTTCGAGGTAGTTAGAAGTGCGTGTGGTTTTTCTCGTTATATAATATACAGTTAGAGTACATTAAAAGTTAATGTGCTGATATATATGTTACGTGTCACAGACGAAGAAAACCACAAAAATCAAGAAACACATACGAGCTAAAAGTAAGTCAAAAAAGTCCCCAGCGGGCCTTTTTATTTCCGAAGAATTCATTCACTGGAAGCACGCTATTGACATCAAACCACAAAACGAACAGATTCGGAGAACCGAGAGTCCTTGCGAAGAACCCCAACTTTGACGCGCTGCAAAGTCCACCGCCATTTTGGAACACAATTTCATTGAGATATCGTCGCCGTTGTTGAGGCTTCAGGCCAGTACTAGGTCGGCAGATGTGTCGCCTTGAAACTTCCGGACCTTTTCCTGCCACCAACGCACCCAGATCTACCGGAATTCGTCTCAGCTGTTCACGGCAGCTGTCTTTACCGAAACCTATGAAACCTGCACCAACACAAAAACCCGCAAGTAGTAATCACGTAGTAGTAAGAGTAGATAGGGTATATTCATAAATTGTATGTATAAATTAAAACTTGGTTTCAGCTGTATATTTTCTCGTGTAACATTGTCCGTACAATAACACCACTATTTTGAATCGTCCTCCGGACTCAAAAAGAAGTCATTCTTGCCACTGAAAGAGCATTCGCGGCTTCCGCTTTTGAGCCTATTAAAATATTGCTTTATCTTTCAGTTGACCACCTTGGTTGCAGCAGCGATTGATAGTCCAGTTTCCAGCAGTTCCCGAAGTGGATGAGTTCCGTGGTGAGTACAAATAAAGCCCTGGGTGTAGACCAGTGTAGTGAGCATAATTCCCCTCCAACACTACGATGTTAACAGAGATGTTTTTTACCAGTTGGCTCGTTGTagagactaggtccaccgccgagaACTACACCGGGTAGATCGCGACGACCCGAGGAGGTAAATGGCTTACGtgtatcgtgacaaaactgggagctaacgggtgtttcttaaaaaaaagagaatgattgcaatacctttctgtaattagaCAAttcatgagacgtttctgatcagctgatttattcttgtttacttattctgacgttactccgaggggtgcgacgtccgacaatatcgttgattcgatccaacatcaaacgagtcgaacaaacaaagttgtttgtcggacgagtttttctgttcgcaggagtagacttgttgacagaacccaccgctgaattgtcaaacaaacgtctaatggattgcctaattaaagtaaagagcgtaaatttttttctctccaagagaattgctctctggactccctagaaatgggtggcatgtttcttttcgctcgggtgctgtcagttcaatagAGATTCTTTTCGAGACGAAatcgtgcccgtgagtacagtttgcCGGATCCTGACATCTTTGAGCGTGAAGCGGAAGGCCGGTAACGGCCAtctggcgaagataatgacgaggCAGAAGAAGGAAgtattgaaaaagctgttcgacaataAGGACGGAAGGAGTTTGCGTGACGTAGGTCAAAAATTTCACTTCTaacataccttgattcaccgaacgctcaagatggaggacatcatctggaGGAAGAAAACTCGGTCCCCCTAGTACaaggacgagcagatagcgatcgtgaaatcgcagtgccggtggtgacgaagaactactgcgggacgtcgttcgtgttggatgacgaaagttacttttcgctctcgaagacccacattccagtaAATGACAgttactattccagcgacaagtcgacCATACCCCCCGAAGTAAAAATTAAGTTTgagcataaatttgaaagaaTGCTGTACATCGTCATATCAGACAGAGGGATTTAAATGCCATgattcaagccgagcggtctgatCATCAATGAACAAGTGTATAAGGAGTGTCTTGACAAAATtattctgccgttcttaaaggagcatcatgcggatgggcaGTACGTCTTCGGGCTGGGAAAGGTGTCTTCCCATtgcgccaagaagacgctggagtatctagagtagaaaaagataccgtgccgaaagaaaggaacccgagcAACTTGCCCCAATGCCGTCCAATTGAGGATTTATTCGGCTCACTCAGTGCcgtagtgtacaaaaataattggcgggccaaaGATACGAAGCaattgaccaccaggatccggaattgtatccggaagatggacatCAATGCCGTCCAGCGCTCTAGTGAGaccatcgcgactaagttgcgtcgtacggctgaccagggccccttctccaatattcattgacgtttttttttgcagaataagcattatgtttttaataaagaatatattttttttattgtttttaactatatgactgaaaaaattctcatttttattaacatttatttattaacaccCGTTATATAGCGTAATATATGGAGAGAATGCCGGAATGAGAGAAATCTCGGGAACTATGTGGATGTATGAAGCGAGGCTCCGAGTTAACTGCATAAAACTTGTGGACAAAAGACTCCGCTATTGCCAAAATCAACGCTGTCTACGTGTGCAGCTGTTATGcacctccaaggtggacagtggaGCATTTCAGCATAATGCTGGAGCAAGTAACCGAACATTTGATTGGCCGAAAGCTGGTAGTCATTTCAATGTCCGGGCGTGGCGTGAAGTattagagtaaccaacacacgAGGGTcaatcctgcaggaagctcaaGTGAACTTAggcgtacgattgtgcaatgaggGTTCCGTTAGCACATTATGGAGGGACGGAAAGGGGTCTATCATCAACATTCATCACATTCTGCATCATCATCACATTCTGGAGTCCTTTACAGACGGCGAACGTGGACTGGAGAGTATGTGAAAAGTTTACCCTTAGcagccaccaggcgattcgatACCATATCGACCcacggaaccctgctgcagcacggagtAGGACGACCCGCAAgcgaaaatggaaaacaaaagcCTTCAACATAGACCTCTTGGTTAAGGTACTTCGGCCGAACAGCGGATCGGTTGATCTAACAAGGATTGCTCCgtcttgtgacgccacaataccGCGAAAACTGAATCCACGCAGATGTCCAGCTTACTGACgaaagaagaaggagcaaatgCGGATGATGGGTAAATGACTAACAATAAGCTcacagaagcatcgaagcgactGGGATCAAAaaagcccccggtccggatggaatactaaacgtggtgctgaaagccGCAATCCTGGCATACCCGGACAtattcaggatggtgctgcagaagtgtctaaATGAAAAAACCTTCTCCAAAATGTGGAGGATACAGAATTTGATGTTGTTGCCAAAGCCAGGGAAGTCACCTTGAGCGATCTGGCCTCGTATAGCCATATATGTTTGCTGGATACATTCCGCAAACTCCTGGAAGAACTATCCTTAACAGACCGACAAAATGCACGGAGGGTGAGCATTCACTACCCAAGATGCAattcggattccgcaaaggagcatcgataGTGGATGCtattcggacagtgctcgagggtgctgagaaggcatctaaactgaagtgaagaggagatcgatactgcgctgtagtcacgatagatgtgaagcaTATCTTTAACAGAGCCAGCTGGGAAACTATTGccactgcacagaatgagggtccCCTACTATCTATGCTGAAGAgatacttccagagcagagtgctgctgtatgAGACGAACGAAGGTCACAGCGGGGGGGGGGTCCTCCGGGCTCCATGCtaggtccaactctttggaacggaaatgaaaatcgtgggtttcgccgACGACgtatcactaacggtgatgggtgagacacttaaCAAAGTGGAGGTGTGGGTAACGAaaacaatagacgcgatcgaaaACCGGATGAACGggatcaagctgcaaatagcttaCCACAAGatggaggtgttgttggtcagcagcAGCAAAGCGGACGAAGACCAAGAAGTGGGAGGGCACGTTATTGCaacgaagcgtgcactgaaacaAATGAGAGTGATAATCGACAACCGGTTCAGCTTCAACAACTACGTCGACCACGCATTCGAAAactcggcgaaggcaacgaacgcaatagcgaggatcatgccaaacgttGGCGGTCTGAGTAGCAGCACGAGTCGTCTGCTATCTAGTGTTCCGTCATCGATACTACGCTGTGAGGTTCCTGCCTGTGGTGCgccgctgaaaaccaagtggaaccgcgaaaagctgaactgAACGTTCCGCATGATGGTCGTACATAACAaaatcgtcggaggcagtatgcgttatcgccgagaTGATCACCATCTGCATCATcctggcggaggatatcgagtgctacaatAGGAGAAACACCAGAAACGTGAGAAAGACGGTGAGAATCGATTCAATGGCGAGGTGGCTGCAGGAATGAGACAATACGGAGAAGGGAAGGTGGTTCTACCGATTCATctcaaacctgtcgacgtgggtcaatagaaagcacggagaagTACACTTACACCTGACACAGCTTCTGTCGGGTCACGATTGCTTCTGGAAGTATCTTCAGCGGTTCGCGCACGTAACGGAGTGTTCAGCGGTTCGGGCACACATCGGAGTGTGAGAACTTCGAGAAAACACTGGAGCATGTGCTCTTCGAATATCCGTGGTTCGAGCGACGTATAGGGAGATGCCTGAAACGGACGAACGGcatatcaacccggataatatTGTCTATAAAAATGACAAACGACGTAAACACGTGGAACGCGGTCAACAGAATGATGATGCAGATCATGTCCGCCTTACAATGGAAATGGCGTGATGAATAGCGAGCGCCGGGGACTAGTCGAATAGACAGCAACGCACCGGATTTGCGCCGCTGGAGCGCCAGCGAACCGAACGCCACATTCCATCCGGAATCGCCTggccgaccacggcaccccaccagTCGGCCCAAGTTCAATATACCGAAAACctaagaagaatcggtatcaggAGAGCTTCTTTCACCGGGGAACTCGGTGTAAACAAGaatcaccgccggggaccagacTGAGTAGACCGAGATGAGACACCACCAATCGCAAATCGTCGGGGTACCAGCCTTGCTCTACCGAAATCACCGAACTGACATCGACACCTagctggttggctcggtttcgcaGGAACTTTTCTAGTCGGAGAATTCGCCATCGGAGTATGCTCAgttcatcgtcggggactagacaaagtagttcgcgaacaagtcatGAGCTCGACGAGGAAGTGGTGTTAAATGGAacaagggctcagtaaattagacaacctgaagtttgccgcccagattgttcTCGTAGGGGAGTAGCACTAATTCTCGACCCAAAGCTAGCTTTCTCCTACCATACAGAAATTGCCACGTTGTGTGGAGGGTCGAAAGCTGGATGTGTGCCGAGGAagggtgctgtaaccctactgaatgAACTAACTACTTAATAATTGGATTGGTGTGGGTGTGTTGTGCACATAAAAAATCTTTCCAcaaagtaatgccgtaaggaattcccggggaggaatcaggttccgtgcATGAGTAGTCGTTATAGCAGGTCGGGTGGCTGCCCAaaaacgtttcctgagttgttggtttttgtattatttttctgCTTAGggtatttttgaacattttttctgttctttaaaaaacttacatatacacacaaaatacacatacccagcccccccccccccccccctcccaaaTTTACTTACTACACCACTGTACGAACAAAACCATGTGGGCTGCCACATACAAAGCTGGATAGGAGATGTCATTTGAAATGGCAAACGAATGCTGCATTTTCTTCTATTCCCAAATGAATTCGATCACTACCAATTAATTAATGCCCAATTCGGGGCTACCGTATGAGCAACCAAATAATATGCTACCTGAGCGCTAGCACAGCAAAGAAGCTGGAACCGAGTTTAAAGTGCTGGGCAAGATACGCCAAAACGTGATCAAATGGCATTCAATCAGCGCGAGGATCataggccgtttcttcaaccaCAACATCATCAACTATCATTGCTCTGCAAAGGCAAGGCCACCTGATCAACGAACTGAGATCCATgacgaccacgttctaatcaaCGGAAAGTTCCTCTCCGACGTCACACATATTCATACCTACCGCAGTACGAACATAGATTGGGATCACTACCTGGTAGCGGTCTGCAAGCACTAAAAACTGTCAATGGTGCCATCTACAAAACGCTCATCAGACCACGGCTACGGCTACGAAACCTTGACTATGCTGGCAGAGAGCCAAAGCCGCATTGCCAAATGTTACCATTCTCCAGAAGAGGAAACTTTCAAAGTGTCAGATTTAAACCAAAAGTTAAAAATATCGCCAAATGATTCACATTTGTCTCTGCATCATAGCATTACATCAGACGTCAATAAAAACTATTGTAAAACTACTGTACTGTTGCTGCGAAAATTATGATTTAGATTTACAAATTCGATTATACCTAACAATTTTG carries:
- the LOC131690023 gene encoding irregular chiasm C-roughest protein-like, giving the protein MYWQSAVVACSCWTILSGVVSAEIQQQAFRITPNDVEARTGEEVVLRCEVEHLAGRVQWTKDGFALGFANDIVGYPRFSLNQNHSAGVYNLRITNTSLDDTASYQCQVGPAKHNRPIRAAAKLTILGLGKSHRGLHHRN